A region of Bacillus cabrialesii DNA encodes the following proteins:
- a CDS encoding CPBP family intramembrane glutamic endopeptidase has protein sequence MNSFIRPIEGNNTLWRYFFAFLVMVGLYVFGNIAYLFAILFTVIVNPDITFDLDEAVLSDPLVDLYLSHVIYLFAIPGVWLAVRFILKRPFRTVITPNAKINWRRIFFGFIAYFLLMIAVQLIDFAIHPDSYSMQDVDASRFIWLLAAAVILVPIQTSAEELFFRGFLLQAFGRVTKNPLILTLIVGGLFGVLHFANPEMNNGAVWAGIEYLTFGFVWTYYTIKTGSIEISLGAHAANNMFLCMFITEKNSVYGGIPSLFTVTRGNTMWEALFTIAVNLVFAGIALWYHKKSQSKQQGS, from the coding sequence ATGAATTCATTTATCCGTCCTATAGAAGGAAACAATACGTTGTGGAGATATTTTTTCGCCTTTTTGGTGATGGTAGGTTTATATGTATTCGGGAATATTGCTTACCTTTTCGCTATACTGTTTACGGTTATTGTGAATCCCGATATCACGTTCGATTTGGATGAAGCTGTACTGAGTGATCCTCTGGTCGATCTTTATTTGTCTCATGTCATTTATTTATTTGCGATTCCGGGAGTATGGCTGGCTGTGCGCTTTATTCTAAAGCGGCCTTTTCGAACGGTCATTACGCCGAATGCAAAGATCAATTGGCGGAGAATTTTCTTTGGCTTTATTGCTTATTTCCTGCTGATGATCGCCGTACAATTGATTGATTTTGCGATTCACCCTGACAGCTATTCAATGCAAGATGTTGATGCTTCACGGTTTATATGGCTGTTAGCGGCGGCCGTCATTTTGGTTCCGATTCAAACATCGGCGGAAGAACTGTTTTTCAGAGGATTTTTGCTTCAAGCTTTCGGGAGAGTGACAAAAAACCCTCTTATTTTGACATTGATTGTCGGTGGCTTGTTTGGCGTATTGCATTTTGCTAATCCAGAAATGAACAATGGCGCTGTCTGGGCAGGAATTGAGTATTTAACATTTGGTTTTGTGTGGACGTATTACACGATTAAAACAGGCAGTATTGAAATATCTCTTGGCGCCCACGCCGCGAATAATATGTTTTTGTGTATGTTTATCACAGAAAAAAACAGTGTGTATGGAGGGATTCCCTCTTTATTTACGGTTACGCGGGGGAACACGATGTGGGAGGCTTTGTTTACAATAGCGGTCAATCTTGTTTTTGCGGGAATTGCTTTATGGTACCACAAGAAATCACAAAGTAAGCAGCAAGGGTCTTAA